DNA sequence from the Pseudoduganella plicata genome:
TCATCGCCGGCGCGAACAGGCGCGCGGCCGCGTCGGCGGGCATCACGCGCGCCAGCAGGTCCGCGCGGCGGATGCGGTGCGCATACAGGGCTTGGTTCATGGCGTGCTCCTCGATTCTCTTGTTGGATCGCGCCAGTATAAAATCCCGCCTTCATGCAGAATATGACTAATCTTCCGATTCAGGATTCGCAAAATTCATGGACATCCGCTCGCTGCGCTACTTCGTCGAAACGGCCCGCCTGTCGAGTTTTACGCAGGCGGCCGGGCTGCTGCACGTGACCCAATCGACGATCAGCAAGATGGTGCACCAGCTGGAAGAAGAGCTGGGCACGCCGCTGCTGATCCGCGACGGCCGGCGCCTGACACTGACCGACACGGGCCGCGTCGTCTACGCACGGGGGCAGGAAATGCTGGCGACGATGCGCACGCTAGCGGCCGAGGTGCGCGACATCCAGGCCACGCGGCGCGGCACGCTGACGGTCGGCATCCCTCCCATGATCAACCTGCTGTTTACGCCCGCGCTGAAGGCGTTCCGCGAACGCCACCCGGACATCGCGCTAGTGCTGCGCGAGGAAACGGGACAGCAGGCCGAAAGGCTGGTGGCGGCGGGCGAACTGGAACTGGGCATGACCGTGCTGCCGGCGGATCCCGGCCTGGCTGTCGAGACGCTGCCGGTGGCGACGTACCCGATCTGGGCGCTGGCGGCGCCGGGCACGTTCCGCGCGGGCCGCAGGACGCTGCCGCTGAAAGCCCTGAAGGAGCTGCCGCTGGTGCTGCTGACGGACGATTTCGCCATAACGCGTGCGTTGCGGCAGGCTTTCACGGGCGCCGGGTTCGCGCCGCGCGTGGCTGCCCAGAGCGCACAATGGGACTGGCTGGTGGAGATGGCGTCCGCCG
Encoded proteins:
- a CDS encoding LysR family transcriptional regulator; translated protein: MDIRSLRYFVETARLSSFTQAAGLLHVTQSTISKMVHQLEEELGTPLLIRDGRRLTLTDTGRVVYARGQEMLATMRTLAAEVRDIQATRRGTLTVGIPPMINLLFTPALKAFRERHPDIALVLREETGQQAERLVAAGELELGMTVLPADPGLAVETLPVATYPIWALAAPGTFRAGRRTLPLKALKELPLVLLTDDFAITRALRQAFTGAGFAPRVAAQSAQWDWLVEMASAGIGVALLPEPFIDRLADEKLHAVRIVEPELPWQVAHVWNGRYLSHAARAWLDVCTEVLG